A window of the Caldalkalibacillus salinus genome harbors these coding sequences:
- a CDS encoding spore germination protein yields the protein MSRRMKKPIRASELKRHKELKKYEAEVSKNLDHIPLSRDLQENIKLVREVFGQSDDLVIRQIELGGVATLNAAVIFLDGLTDRNVIDEYILKSLMMDVQGKIPQESRQGSESLYFWVKEKGLNINEVGETPKLRKLVDSILGGDCGLLLDRVDQAILCNTKGWDKRGIEEPQTEAVVRGPREGFAETLRVNTALVRRRLKDPQLRVKNLQVGDRTNTDVCLMYIDGIVENNVLEEVKTRIEDIKIDGALESGYIEQFIEDHPWSPFPQIQNTERPDKVAASLLEGKVAILVDGTPFVLIVPCIFSQFYQSPEDYYERFIISSLIRVIRLISMFIALLLPALYIAFSSFHPEMIPSKLAIAMTAGRSTVPFPSIVEALLMEVSIEILREASIRLPGPIGPTIGIVGALVVGQAAVQAGIVSPIMVIVVALTTIGSFVSPGYNAAIALRMLRFPLMLAASMFGLYGIMLLLIVTIVHLCSMKSFGVPYMAPFSPMRILDNRDTLLRAPLYRMKFRPSPFEPQDENRMDGRQSNNKKDGQG from the coding sequence ATGTCTCGTCGAATGAAAAAGCCGATTCGTGCTTCGGAGCTTAAACGGCATAAAGAATTGAAAAAATATGAGGCTGAAGTGAGCAAAAACCTCGACCACATTCCATTAAGCCGTGATTTACAAGAAAACATCAAACTTGTCCGCGAAGTCTTTGGACAATCCGATGATTTGGTTATTAGGCAAATTGAACTAGGGGGGGTTGCAACCTTAAACGCCGCCGTCATATTTCTAGATGGTTTAACCGACCGTAATGTGATTGATGAGTATATATTGAAGTCACTGATGATGGACGTGCAAGGAAAAATTCCACAAGAGAGCAGGCAAGGTAGTGAGTCTCTTTATTTTTGGGTTAAGGAAAAAGGATTAAATATTAATGAAGTCGGTGAGACGCCTAAACTGAGGAAACTAGTGGACAGTATTTTAGGTGGCGATTGTGGGCTTCTTCTAGACCGAGTGGACCAAGCTATCCTATGTAATACAAAAGGCTGGGATAAACGAGGCATTGAAGAGCCCCAAACCGAAGCGGTTGTGAGAGGCCCCCGCGAGGGATTTGCAGAGACATTGCGCGTCAATACGGCACTCGTTCGCCGACGTTTGAAAGACCCACAATTAAGAGTGAAGAATCTTCAAGTAGGGGATAGAACAAACACAGACGTATGTCTAATGTACATAGATGGCATCGTTGAAAATAACGTGTTAGAAGAAGTGAAAACAAGGATAGAGGATATTAAGATTGATGGTGCTCTCGAAAGTGGCTACATCGAACAGTTCATTGAGGATCATCCTTGGTCTCCATTTCCTCAGATTCAAAACACAGAGAGGCCAGATAAAGTCGCTGCGAGCTTGTTAGAAGGGAAAGTAGCTATCCTCGTTGATGGCACGCCTTTTGTTCTCATCGTACCCTGTATATTTTCTCAGTTTTATCAAAGCCCTGAAGATTATTATGAGCGTTTTATTATCAGTAGCTTGATTCGTGTGATAAGGCTCATTAGTATGTTTATCGCGTTACTGCTTCCGGCGTTGTATATCGCTTTTTCATCATTTCATCCCGAAATGATCCCTTCCAAACTGGCGATTGCTATGACGGCGGGGCGATCTACAGTGCCTTTTCCCTCTATTGTTGAGGCACTTCTCATGGAAGTTAGTATAGAAATATTAAGAGAGGCCAGTATACGTTTACCCGGTCCCATCGGGCCCACGATCGGTATTGTTGGCGCCCTCGTCGTGGGACAGGCAGCCGTTCAGGCTGGTATTGTGAGTCCTATCATGGTGATCGTGGTCGCTTTAACAACGATCGGTTCATTTGTTTCTCCTGGGTACAACGCTGCCATTGCATTAAGAATGCTTCGTTTCCCACTTATGCTCGCTGCATCGATGTTCGGACTTTATGGAATCATGCTTTTACTGATTGTGACGATCGTTCATTTATGTTCGATGAAGTCTTTTGGTGTCCCTTACATGGCCCCATTTAGTCCTATGCGCATATTAGATAACAGGGATACGCTACTGCGTGCCCCTTTGTATCGCATGAAATTCCGTCCTTCACCATTTGAGCCTCAGGACGAAAATAGAATGGATGGCCGGCAATCTAATAATAAAAAGGATGGGCAAGGATAA
- a CDS encoding YceD family protein: MKIPVRQCLETKTEPMTLEHHYDLPDLVHRHQQLEALSPVHFKGEGEMQAGLFVVKGELKGQYTLTCSRCLSANESDFTQPFEERYNIEAHVTDDEKDELEDIHDVEGQYVDLQPQIEEEIIMSIPFIPVCESEEACKNNALREGQNWSYEDDRLTEEDKKDKIDPRLADLAKFFDEDK; encoded by the coding sequence ATGAAAATACCGGTACGACAATGTTTAGAAACGAAAACGGAACCGATGACACTTGAACATCATTACGATTTACCCGACTTAGTTCATCGCCATCAACAGCTTGAGGCTTTATCCCCTGTTCATTTTAAGGGAGAGGGAGAGATGCAAGCTGGTTTATTTGTGGTCAAAGGTGAATTAAAAGGGCAATATACACTGACGTGTTCTAGGTGTCTGTCGGCAAATGAGTCAGACTTTACACAACCATTTGAAGAGCGATATAATATTGAAGCACATGTAACAGACGATGAAAAAGATGAATTAGAAGACATTCACGATGTTGAAGGTCAATATGTTGATCTACAACCGCAAATTGAAGAAGAAATTATCATGTCTATTCCGTTCATTCCTGTATGTGAATCAGAAGAAGCTTGTAAGAACAACGCCCTTCGCGAAGGTCAGAACTGGTCTTATGAAGATGATCGCTTGACAGAAGAGGATAAAAAGGACAAAATAGACCCTAGACTAGCAGATCTCGCGAAATTCTTTGATGAAGATAAATAG
- the rpmF gene encoding 50S ribosomal protein L32 — protein sequence MAVPFRRTSKTRKRLRRTHYKIAVPGMVKCSHCGELKLSHRVCKECGTYKGEEVINK from the coding sequence ATGGCAGTACCTTTTAGAAGAACTTCCAAAACACGTAAAAGACTTCGTCGTACGCATTATAAAATCGCAGTACCTGGAATGGTAAAATGCTCTCACTGTGGAGAACTTAAGCTTTCTCACCGTGTTTGTAAGGAGTGTGGCACTTACAAAGGAGAGGAAGTTATTAATAAGTAA
- the ylbJ gene encoding sporulation integral membrane protein YlbJ gives MKHTAYIKTATLALFSLLLVILIIAFPKQAYESSLRGLTIWWDVVFPALLPFFITAELLIGFGVVHFIGTLLEPLMRPLFRVPGVGGFVMSMGLASGHPMGAKLTVQLREQGLVSRIEGERLVSFTGTSGPLFMFGAVSVGFFQDVTLGIIIALCHYIATLLVALLMRYHGYRDQPSEERRPRMKRSVLYRALQDMHRARMKDGRTFGALIGDAVTSSIQTLLLIGGFIIIFSVIINILNIVGISALLAMLYKMILIPFGLHSSLSLPLVAGTFEITLGSQWASELKDIALVHKVAMTSAIIAWSGLSVHAQVTSFIAKTDIRYKPYVIARFFHAIFAALLTYLLWQPFQAFIQRVDIPAFTYTTERYMQAWHFYTYFIYASIFVFCMLTILMLLQQLAKKQR, from the coding sequence ATGAAACATACAGCTTATATAAAGACAGCTACTTTAGCGCTATTCTCACTCTTATTAGTTATACTCATTATTGCTTTTCCTAAACAAGCTTACGAGTCATCTCTAAGAGGGCTCACCATTTGGTGGGACGTCGTTTTTCCAGCCTTACTTCCCTTTTTTATTACGGCTGAATTGCTCATTGGTTTTGGGGTTGTACATTTTATTGGCACACTTTTAGAACCTCTGATGCGCCCTTTATTTCGTGTACCGGGTGTAGGTGGCTTTGTGATGTCAATGGGCCTAGCTTCTGGGCACCCTATGGGCGCAAAGTTAACCGTTCAGCTACGCGAGCAGGGACTCGTGTCACGCATAGAAGGGGAAAGGCTCGTGTCCTTTACAGGGACATCAGGTCCATTGTTTATGTTTGGTGCTGTCTCCGTTGGCTTTTTTCAAGATGTCACTCTGGGCATTATCATTGCCCTGTGCCATTACATTGCCACCCTCCTCGTTGCGTTGTTGATGCGGTATCACGGATATCGAGACCAACCAAGTGAAGAAAGAAGGCCAAGAATGAAACGTTCGGTCTTATATCGCGCGTTGCAAGACATGCATAGAGCTAGAATGAAAGACGGTCGTACGTTCGGAGCGCTAATTGGAGATGCCGTGACATCCTCTATCCAAACTCTACTGCTGATCGGAGGATTTATCATTATATTTTCTGTTATTATTAACATTTTGAACATCGTCGGCATTAGCGCTTTACTAGCTATGCTGTACAAGATGATCCTGATTCCCTTTGGTTTACACTCATCATTAAGCCTGCCTCTTGTCGCTGGTACATTTGAAATTACACTAGGTTCACAGTGGGCGAGTGAGTTAAAGGACATCGCACTTGTCCATAAAGTGGCGATGACCAGTGCCATCATTGCTTGGAGTGGCCTATCTGTCCATGCCCAGGTGACAAGTTTCATTGCCAAAACGGATATCCGTTACAAACCCTATGTGATCGCCCGTTTCTTCCACGCTATATTCGCAGCTTTGTTAACGTACTTATTATGGCAACCTTTTCAAGCCTTTATCCAAAGAGTTGATATACCAGCGTTCACGTACACGACCGAACGGTACATGCAAGCATGGCACTTCTACACTTACTTTATATACGCTTCAATATTCGTGTTTTGTATGTTGACAATTCTTATGCTACTGCAACAGTTAGCAAAGAAACAACGATAA
- a CDS encoding YhcN/YlaJ family sporulation lipoprotein produces the protein MKSLKILILILIAIALVAGCQDKEEQGQGEQQNKQKAQSEQQQGNEPQYIHAHYMEEEIETLDEVEHSVAILQEQDAYISVELSNQVQELNEDVKNRIVSLVRTSDQNVQNIYVSDNPDLGSRFTGLARDIERAEPESSIGESFDQTIRKYFPELKR, from the coding sequence TTGAAAAGTTTAAAAATACTCATCCTCATCTTGATCGCAATAGCGTTAGTTGCTGGGTGTCAGGACAAAGAGGAACAGGGGCAAGGTGAGCAACAAAATAAACAAAAAGCGCAATCAGAGCAACAGCAAGGGAATGAACCTCAATATATCCATGCTCATTACATGGAAGAGGAAATAGAAACGTTAGACGAGGTTGAACATTCCGTTGCTATCTTGCAAGAACAAGACGCGTATATCTCCGTAGAGTTAAGCAATCAGGTACAAGAATTGAACGAAGATGTGAAAAATAGAATCGTCAGTCTCGTGAGAACTTCAGATCAAAATGTCCAAAATATATACGTCTCAGATAACCCTGATTTGGGATCTCGGTTTACTGGATTAGCCCGAGACATCGAGAGAGCAGAACCTGAATCATCAATTGGAGAATCGTTTGACCAAACGATTCGCAAATACTTTCCAGAGTTGAAGAGGTAG
- a CDS encoding nucleotidyltransferase: MNVVGLIVEYNPLHHGHAYHFQKAKAVTQAEACVVVMSGHFLQRGEPAIVNKWARAEMALQMGADIVLELPYVYATQHAEHFAYGATSILNHLPFVTHLCFGSESGHLNELQKLAQWLLKEPTSFQQQLRAEMRKGKSYPKAFSDTLATIDELKDIDPRLYSEPNNILGLYYLISLLKLNSPIQPATIQRIKAHYHDRTLFEGDIASATAIREAIFENRTPDWDRIKSYVPPYTLDILKRESEEGRGPIHWECYFDLLRHTMISLSPEALSQIYEIEEGIEYRLKNEILHAKSFQELLTRTKTKRYTWNRIQRMMVHTYTNMHKRAMDALQLENGASYLRILGFSETGKNLLNTYKKSLDVPLISKIKKERPPMLEWDIQASKQYVLGYQNDVPQHLYREYKQAPIQGT; the protein is encoded by the coding sequence GTGAACGTTGTAGGTCTTATCGTCGAGTATAACCCCCTACATCATGGACATGCTTACCATTTTCAAAAAGCTAAAGCCGTCACTCAAGCGGAAGCCTGTGTCGTTGTCATGAGCGGTCACTTCTTGCAACGAGGAGAGCCGGCCATTGTTAACAAATGGGCGCGTGCCGAGATGGCTCTACAAATGGGAGCAGATATTGTCCTTGAATTGCCTTATGTATATGCTACCCAACATGCTGAACATTTTGCCTACGGTGCAACATCCATTCTCAACCATTTACCGTTTGTGACTCATCTTTGTTTTGGCTCAGAAAGTGGACATTTAAATGAACTACAAAAACTTGCGCAATGGTTGCTTAAAGAGCCTACGTCCTTTCAACAGCAACTAAGAGCTGAAATGAGAAAAGGAAAAAGCTATCCAAAAGCCTTTTCTGACACTCTAGCCACTATTGACGAGCTTAAAGATATAGACCCTCGTCTTTATTCTGAACCGAATAATATTCTGGGTCTTTATTATCTCATTTCTTTATTAAAGTTGAACAGCCCTATTCAACCGGCCACTATTCAACGTATCAAGGCACACTATCATGATCGTACACTCTTTGAAGGGGACATTGCAAGTGCTACAGCGATAAGAGAAGCTATATTTGAGAATAGGACACCCGATTGGGATCGTATCAAGTCCTACGTTCCTCCTTATACGTTAGACATACTTAAACGTGAGTCCGAGGAAGGGAGAGGTCCTATTCATTGGGAATGCTATTTTGATCTTCTGCGCCATACCATGATTTCACTTTCCCCAGAAGCTTTGTCCCAAATTTATGAAATCGAAGAAGGGATTGAATACAGATTAAAAAATGAGATTTTGCATGCTAAATCCTTTCAAGAGTTGTTAACACGTACTAAAACCAAACGCTATACGTGGAATCGTATCCAACGCATGATGGTCCATACTTATACCAACATGCATAAAAGGGCTATGGATGCACTCCAATTAGAAAATGGCGCTTCATACTTACGCATTTTAGGATTCTCAGAGACAGGTAAAAATCTGTTAAATACGTATAAAAAATCCCTGGATGTGCCCCTTATTAGTAAAATAAAAAAAGAACGCCCCCCCATGTTAGAATGGGATATTCAGGCGTCTAAGCAATATGTATTGGGTTATCAAAATGACGTTCCTCAACATCTCTATCGTGAATACAAGCAGGCCCCCATACAAGGCACATAG
- the rsmD gene encoding 16S rRNA (guanine(966)-N(2))-methyltransferase RsmD yields MRVISGNHKGRPLQAVPGKLTRPTTDKVKESMFNMLEQHEFNGGVGLDLYAGTGGLGIEALSRGYTKFIFVDVQRAAIKVIHENLASLSLKNRSEVYKNDAFRALKALTKRDISFDLIFLDPPYAKQDIPKQIAFIEDHHLLKPQGIVIAETDKTVQLPVQKGKLILWKQQHYGDTVIRLYREEGGA; encoded by the coding sequence ATGCGAGTGATCTCTGGTAATCATAAGGGACGCCCTTTACAGGCTGTTCCAGGAAAACTCACGAGGCCCACGACTGACAAAGTAAAAGAATCAATGTTCAATATGCTAGAGCAACATGAGTTTAATGGAGGCGTTGGCCTAGATTTATATGCTGGTACAGGTGGGTTAGGAATCGAAGCTTTAAGTAGAGGATACACTAAATTTATATTTGTGGATGTGCAGCGAGCAGCAATCAAAGTGATCCATGAGAACTTAGCATCGCTCTCTCTAAAGAACCGAAGCGAAGTGTACAAGAATGACGCGTTCCGAGCACTCAAAGCACTCACAAAACGAGACATTTCCTTTGACCTTATTTTTCTTGATCCGCCATATGCCAAGCAGGATATACCGAAGCAGATTGCTTTTATTGAGGATCATCATTTGCTCAAGCCCCAGGGCATTGTTATTGCTGAAACGGACAAGACTGTTCAGCTCCCTGTACAAAAGGGTAAATTAATATTGTGGAAACAACAACACTACGGAGATACCGTTATACGTTTATATAGAGAAGAAGGGGGAGCATAA
- the coaD gene encoding pantetheine-phosphate adenylyltransferase produces the protein MATAVCPGSFDPITYGHLDIIQRAARVFDHIIVAVGNNANKKSLFTVEQRMTLIQQVTKDIPNVEVDSYNGLLIDFMSKRNARTIVRGLRAVSDFEFEMQVASINKKIDDSIETFFMMTNNNYSYLSSSIVKEVAMYHASVSDLVPPEVEEALMEKFGQR, from the coding sequence ATGGCCACCGCCGTTTGCCCAGGAAGTTTTGACCCAATTACATACGGACATTTAGACATTATTCAAAGAGCGGCAAGGGTATTTGATCATATCATAGTTGCTGTAGGGAATAATGCCAATAAAAAATCGCTGTTTACCGTTGAACAGAGAATGACGCTTATCCAACAGGTCACGAAGGACATACCCAACGTTGAAGTGGATTCCTATAATGGTCTGCTTATTGATTTTATGAGTAAGAGAAACGCTCGAACCATAGTTAGAGGGTTAAGAGCCGTTTCAGATTTTGAGTTTGAAATGCAGGTTGCTTCTATTAACAAGAAAATTGATGATTCTATAGAGACCTTTTTTATGATGACAAACAACAACTACTCGTATTTAAGCTCTAGTATTGTTAAGGAGGTCGCTATGTATCATGCTTCAGTGAGTGATCTGGTTCCTCCCGAAGTAGAGGAGGCCCTTATGGAAAAGTTTGGGCAGAGATAA
- a CDS encoding SepM family pheromone-processing serine protease has translation MNVKQKKFLPIAIILVVFAVAYFYPLPYFVSAPGEAMELSPIVKVEQGYPEQGSFMLTTIRMGEANIFNYALARWDEYRDIVPKEVLLAHYQNEEEFTQRQIQVMESSKENAIAVAYELAGRDVQIEYKGVMVVSTIEDMPAEEHFQFGDIITHVDGEEVHTAEALIKYLKDKSLGDEVTISFTREGESMEAMISLEELPLTEDEETHEHQPRAGIGISTVTKRNMEVDPPVEIETSRIGGPSAGLMFSLEIYNQLTEHDITKGYRVAGTGTIAPDGMVGRIGGIHQKIVAADKAGAEIFFAPHEEGAEESNYQRALTAAEDIGTEMKIVPVDYIKDALDYLSELPVHK, from the coding sequence ATGAATGTAAAACAGAAAAAGTTTTTACCCATTGCTATTATTTTGGTTGTATTTGCGGTGGCTTACTTTTATCCTCTTCCTTATTTCGTTTCGGCCCCCGGAGAAGCCATGGAATTAAGTCCGATCGTAAAAGTAGAGCAAGGATATCCAGAGCAGGGGTCCTTTATGCTGACAACCATTAGAATGGGGGAAGCCAATATATTTAATTACGCCTTAGCTAGGTGGGATGAATATCGGGATATTGTCCCGAAGGAAGTTTTACTTGCGCACTATCAAAATGAAGAAGAGTTCACACAGCGTCAAATCCAGGTCATGGAATCTTCAAAAGAGAACGCCATCGCCGTTGCTTATGAGTTGGCAGGCCGTGACGTTCAAATAGAATACAAAGGCGTCATGGTCGTATCGACCATAGAAGATATGCCAGCAGAGGAACATTTTCAATTTGGTGATATCATCACTCATGTCGATGGAGAAGAAGTACACACGGCTGAAGCTTTAATCAAATACCTAAAGGACAAATCGCTTGGTGATGAAGTCACTATCTCATTTACACGAGAGGGCGAGTCGATGGAAGCCATGATTTCACTAGAAGAGCTCCCCCTGACTGAAGATGAAGAAACACACGAACATCAACCGAGAGCAGGAATCGGTATATCGACAGTCACAAAGAGAAATATGGAGGTTGATCCACCTGTTGAAATTGAAACGTCACGAATTGGCGGACCTTCTGCCGGTTTGATGTTTTCTTTAGAAATTTATAACCAACTCACAGAACACGATATCACAAAAGGATACCGTGTTGCTGGAACCGGTACAATCGCCCCCGATGGCATGGTGGGACGTATAGGTGGCATTCACCAAAAAATTGTAGCAGCAGACAAGGCAGGAGCCGAAATCTTTTTTGCCCCCCATGAGGAGGGAGCTGAGGAATCGAACTATCAGAGGGCCTTAACAGCAGCCGAGGACATCGGAACTGAGATGAAAATTGTACCTGTCGACTATATTAAAGACGCGCTTGATTACCTCAGTGAGCTACCTGTTCACAAATAA
- a CDS encoding patatin-like phospholipase family protein has translation MENTHNSPKVGLALGSGGARGLAHIGILKVFEEHHIPVDLIAGSSIGALVGALYSVGHTPQQMSQFTTHFPQKFWVDYSVPKMGFIKGDKIKEIMRLLTKRQRIEDASIPLSIVATNLQKGERRVFSEGPIAEAVRASISIPGIFVPEKLDGEYYVDGGVIDRVPVSVVKKMGADFIIAVDVSYYEATHPITSIFDVIAQSIDVMEREILRYSMVDADIMIRPQVGHYSINHFSEIEALIKEGEKAAQELVPQIKVMLESGRENQS, from the coding sequence ATGGAGAACACGCATAATAGTCCCAAGGTCGGGTTGGCATTAGGGTCTGGTGGTGCGAGAGGTCTTGCTCATATTGGTATTTTAAAAGTATTCGAAGAGCATCACATCCCCGTCGACCTTATAGCCGGCAGTAGTATAGGCGCACTTGTTGGTGCTTTGTACTCTGTAGGCCATACGCCACAACAGATGAGTCAATTTACAACCCATTTTCCACAGAAATTTTGGGTTGACTACAGTGTACCTAAGATGGGCTTTATCAAAGGGGACAAAATTAAAGAGATCATGAGATTACTCACAAAAAGACAGCGTATTGAAGACGCTAGTATTCCATTAAGTATCGTTGCAACTAACCTCCAAAAAGGTGAGAGACGCGTATTTAGTGAAGGACCTATTGCTGAAGCGGTGAGAGCAAGTATCTCTATACCTGGTATTTTTGTACCAGAGAAGTTAGATGGCGAGTACTACGTTGATGGCGGTGTCATTGATAGAGTGCCTGTATCAGTGGTCAAGAAAATGGGAGCGGATTTCATAATAGCCGTTGATGTATCCTATTATGAGGCCACTCATCCCATTACTTCCATCTTTGATGTCATCGCACAGTCCATCGATGTCATGGAGCGTGAAATATTACGCTATAGCATGGTGGATGCAGATATTATGATACGCCCTCAAGTAGGCCATTATAGTATTAATCATTTTTCAGAAATTGAGGCACTCATAAAAGAAGGGGAAAAAGCAGCACAAGAGCTTGTGCCTCAAATAAAAGTCATGTTAGAGAGTGGAAGGGAGAATCAATCATGA
- a CDS encoding GerAB/ArcD/ProY family transporter produces MAQTKGSTHTEKNEPILVISPRQSASLIASTLIGVGVLTLPRMTAEDAHEAAWLSTLVGSIGALVAIVVITRLGMRFPRKTIVEYSAIILGSESKMGRIMGKILSFPIIFTLLTFWLLGTASVARTFGEVVVNAVLRRTPLEVIIITMLLIALVLVMYDVEVLARTNEILMPLIVIPVVLIALFSYQSFSIENVLPIWPALSITEFFSGALMTLFAYQGFEIITIFSAHTQVSRKNTKFNMIGLITAALVYLLIVFAGVSVFGDDELSLLMWPTLELVKVTQAPGLVLERMESAFLGVWVAAVFTTTANLYYCATIAASQLLNRRKHRRWFGIAFLPIIFWMSLIPQNILELFEWQTYIGYLGITSGAAFPILLFIIARLRKKGFKTLDESLTTTADKPKMSQEQDNQKEKEGIESENQANAQKDQQQSSQNESSSESTQQQKYKQQSNDKSGEQDEK; encoded by the coding sequence ATGGCACAAACGAAAGGGTCGACTCACACAGAAAAAAACGAACCGATTTTGGTCATCAGTCCCAGACAGTCAGCCTCTTTGATCGCCAGTACACTGATAGGGGTCGGTGTCCTCACCTTGCCTCGTATGACAGCAGAGGATGCTCATGAAGCGGCTTGGCTCTCGACTCTTGTGGGATCTATTGGTGCCCTCGTTGCCATTGTTGTGATTACAAGGCTCGGCATGCGGTTTCCTAGAAAGACAATCGTCGAGTACAGCGCCATTATTCTAGGTTCTGAGTCAAAAATGGGGAGAATAATGGGCAAAATTCTCTCTTTCCCCATCATTTTCACATTGCTGACCTTTTGGCTATTGGGGACGGCCTCTGTCGCAAGAACGTTTGGTGAAGTGGTCGTAAACGCTGTATTAAGAAGAACACCTTTAGAAGTCATTATTATAACCATGTTACTGATTGCGCTCGTATTAGTGATGTATGATGTCGAAGTTCTAGCCCGAACGAATGAGATACTGATGCCTTTGATCGTGATACCCGTGGTCTTAATTGCTTTGTTTTCCTATCAAAGCTTCAGTATAGAGAATGTATTACCTATTTGGCCAGCCCTAAGCATCACTGAATTTTTTTCAGGTGCCTTAATGACTTTATTCGCCTATCAGGGTTTCGAGATTATCACCATTTTTTCAGCACATACACAGGTGTCACGAAAAAATACTAAATTTAACATGATAGGTTTAATTACCGCAGCACTTGTCTACCTGCTCATCGTATTTGCGGGTGTATCTGTATTCGGAGATGATGAATTATCCCTATTAATGTGGCCGACATTAGAGTTAGTAAAGGTCACTCAAGCGCCAGGTCTAGTATTAGAAAGGATGGAGTCTGCCTTTCTGGGGGTTTGGGTAGCCGCTGTTTTCACAACAACGGCCAATCTATACTATTGTGCCACGATCGCCGCTAGCCAATTGTTAAATCGGAGAAAACATCGTCGTTGGTTTGGGATCGCTTTTTTGCCTATCATATTTTGGATGTCCCTTATTCCTCAGAACATATTAGAGCTATTTGAATGGCAAACATATATCGGGTACCTCGGCATCACAAGTGGTGCAGCTTTTCCAATCTTACTATTTATCATTGCGCGGTTACGTAAAAAGGGCTTCAAAACCCTCGATGAGTCTCTAACGACAACGGCTGACAAACCGAAGATGTCCCAAGAGCAAGACAACCAAAAAGAGAAAGAAGGCATTGAGTCGGAAAATCAAGCGAATGCTCAAAAAGATCAGCAACAGTCCTCTCAGAATGAATCGTCGTCAGAGTCTACACAACAACAGAAATATAAACAACAATCAAATGATAAGAGTGGTGAGCAAGATGAGAAGTAA